A genomic window from Streptomyces leeuwenhoekii includes:
- a CDS encoding single-stranded DNA-binding protein, translated as MAGETVITVVGNLVDDPELRFTASGAAVAKFRVASTPRTFNKASNAWEDGESLFLTCSVWRQAAENVAESLQRGMRVIVQGRLKQRSYEDKQGVKRTVFELEVDEIGPSLRNATAKVTKAGASGGGREAYQQARQASSREGMEDPWTSGTPASGGQGAGSWGAGSGGHSDEPPF; from the coding sequence ATGGCTGGCGAGACGGTGATCACGGTGGTTGGGAACCTTGTGGACGATCCGGAGTTGCGGTTCACGGCGTCTGGTGCGGCGGTGGCGAAGTTCCGGGTGGCGTCGACGCCGCGGACGTTCAACAAGGCCAGCAACGCGTGGGAGGACGGCGAGTCGCTGTTCCTGACGTGCTCGGTGTGGCGGCAGGCCGCGGAGAACGTCGCCGAGTCCCTTCAGCGCGGCATGCGGGTCATCGTGCAGGGCCGGCTGAAGCAGCGGTCGTACGAGGACAAGCAGGGCGTGAAGCGGACGGTGTTCGAGCTGGAGGTCGACGAGATTGGGCCCAGCCTGCGGAACGCGACGGCGAAGGTGACGAAGGCGGGCGCGAGTGGTGGGGGCCGGGAGGCGTACCAGCAGGCGCGGCAGGCGTCGTCGCGGGAGGGGATGGAGGATCCGTGGACGTCGGGTACGCCGGCTTCGGGTGGTCAGGGCGCGGGGAGTTGGGGCGCGGGTTCGGGTGGCCATTCGGACGAGCCTCCGTTTTGA